Proteins encoded in a region of the Vicia villosa cultivar HV-30 ecotype Madison, WI linkage group LG5, Vvil1.0, whole genome shotgun sequence genome:
- the LOC131602415 gene encoding uncharacterized protein LOC131602415, whose amino-acid sequence MAPVAPRSGDSIFANIERVNAELFTLTYGAIVRQLLTDLEEVEEVNKQLDQMGYNIGIRLIDEFLAKSNVSRCVDFRETADVIAKVGFKMFLGVTASVTNWDAEGTCCSIILEDNPLVDFVELPDNYQGLYYCNILSGVIRGALDMVSMKAEVTWLRDALRGDDVFELQVKLLKQVPEEYPYKDDE is encoded by the exons ATGGCTCCTGTTGCTCCTCGATCTGGCGATTCGATATTTGCTAACATTGAACGTGTT AACGCGGAGCTATTTACTCTGACATATGGGGCAATTGTGCGGCAATTGCTTACAGATCTGGAAGAAGTTGAGGAAGTCAACAAGCAGCTAGATCAGAT GGGTTATAATATTGGAATCCGTTTGATTGATGAGTTTTTGGCTAAATCTAATGTCTCAAGGTGTGTTGATTTCAGAGAGACAGCTGATGTCATTGCAAAG GTTGGTTTTAAAATGTTCCTCGGTGTTACCGCATCCGTGACCAATTGGGATGCTGAAGGAACTTGTTGTAGTATTATTTTGGAAGACAATCCTTTGGTGGACTTTGTTGAGCTTCCTGACAACTATCAAGGTCTGTACTACTGCAACATATTAAGCGGAGTCATTAGAGGAGCCTTGGATATG GTGTCAATGAAGGCTGAGGTGACTTGGCTACGTGATGCGCTTCGAGGTGATGATGTGTTTGAGTTGCAAGTAAAACTTCTCAAGCAAGTTCCAGAAGAGTATCCATATAAGGATGATGAGTAA